The proteins below come from a single Zea mays cultivar B73 chromosome 8, Zm-B73-REFERENCE-NAM-5.0, whole genome shotgun sequence genomic window:
- the LOC103634643 gene encoding auxin-responsive protein IAA4 isoform X5, with the protein MHTCRQHMAGCKQDDDAVGRSPSSSFMDSSSSTHPPALSAASSSGFRPTTTERRDDLSTDLQLGLCSLSPAASSALLVVAESKSVLSTPRTTQDWPPIKPFLRSALTASARRRRTLLVKVYMEGVAIGRKLDLLLLDGYDSLLAKLRHMFKASITFADAMEYHQRVPHEKPAHVLTYEDRDGDWMMVGDVPWELFLGSVKKLRICKNR; encoded by the exons ATGCACACCTGCAGGCAGCATATGGCCGGGTGCAAGCAGGACGACGACGCCGTCGGCCGTTCTCCTTCGTCGTCGTTCAtggacagcagcagcagcacccaCCCGCCGGCGCTATCCGCCGCGTCGTCGTCGGGCTTCCGGCCGACGACGACGGAGAGGAGGGACGACCTTAGCACCGACCTTCAGCTAGGGCTCTGCAGCCTGTCGCCGGCGGCGTCCTCCGCCCTCTTGGTGGTAGCGGAGAGCAAGAGCGTCCTTTCCACGCCaag GACCACCCAAGACTGGCCCCCGATCAAACCATTCCTGAGAAGCGCCTTGACAGCCTCGGCACGCCGACGCCGGACACTGTTGGTGAAGGTGTACATGGAAGGCGTTGCGATCGGCCGGAAGCTGGACTTGCTCTTGCTGGATGGGTACGACAGCCTCCTAGCGAAGCTCCGCCACATGTTCAAGGCCTCCATCACCT TTGCTGATGCTATGGAGTACCATCAACGAGTTCCTCACGAGAAGCCTGCACATGTTCTCACCTATGAAGACCGGGATGGAGACTGGATGATGGTTGGGGATGTACCGTGGGA GCTCTTCCTTGGAAGTGTGAAGAAACTGAGGATTTGCAAGAACAGATAA
- the LOC103634643 gene encoding auxin-responsive protein IAA4 isoform X4 — protein sequence MHTCRQHMAGCKQDDDAVGRSPSSSFMDSSSSTHPPALSAASSSGFRPTTTERRDDLSTDLQLGLCSLSPAASSALLVVAESKSVLSTPSRTTQDWPPIKPFLRSALTASARRRRTLLVKVYMEGVAIGRKLDLLLLDGYDSLLAKLRHMFKASITFADAMEYHQRVPHEKPAHVLTYEDRDGDWMMVGDVPWELFLGSVKKLRICKNR from the exons ATGCACACCTGCAGGCAGCATATGGCCGGGTGCAAGCAGGACGACGACGCCGTCGGCCGTTCTCCTTCGTCGTCGTTCAtggacagcagcagcagcacccaCCCGCCGGCGCTATCCGCCGCGTCGTCGTCGGGCTTCCGGCCGACGACGACGGAGAGGAGGGACGACCTTAGCACCGACCTTCAGCTAGGGCTCTGCAGCCTGTCGCCGGCGGCGTCCTCCGCCCTCTTGGTGGTAGCGGAGAGCAAGAGCGTCCTTTCCACGCCaag CAGGACCACCCAAGACTGGCCCCCGATCAAACCATTCCTGAGAAGCGCCTTGACAGCCTCGGCACGCCGACGCCGGACACTGTTGGTGAAGGTGTACATGGAAGGCGTTGCGATCGGCCGGAAGCTGGACTTGCTCTTGCTGGATGGGTACGACAGCCTCCTAGCGAAGCTCCGCCACATGTTCAAGGCCTCCATCACCT TTGCTGATGCTATGGAGTACCATCAACGAGTTCCTCACGAGAAGCCTGCACATGTTCTCACCTATGAAGACCGGGATGGAGACTGGATGATGGTTGGGGATGTACCGTGGGA GCTCTTCCTTGGAAGTGTGAAGAAACTGAGGATTTGCAAGAACAGATAA
- the LOC103634643 gene encoding auxin-responsive protein IAA4 isoform X3, producing the protein MHTCRQHMAGCKQDDDAVGRSPSSSFMDSSSSTHPPALSAASSSGFRPTTTERRDDLSTDLQLGLCSLSPAASSALLVVAESKSVLSTPSRTTQDWPPIKPFLRSALTASARRRRTLLVKVYMEGVAIGRKLDLLLLDGYDSLLAKLRHMFKASITFADAMEYHQRVPHEKPAHVLTYEDRDGDWMMVGDVPWEICSGRLFLGSVKKLRICKNR; encoded by the exons ATGCACACCTGCAGGCAGCATATGGCCGGGTGCAAGCAGGACGACGACGCCGTCGGCCGTTCTCCTTCGTCGTCGTTCAtggacagcagcagcagcacccaCCCGCCGGCGCTATCCGCCGCGTCGTCGTCGGGCTTCCGGCCGACGACGACGGAGAGGAGGGACGACCTTAGCACCGACCTTCAGCTAGGGCTCTGCAGCCTGTCGCCGGCGGCGTCCTCCGCCCTCTTGGTGGTAGCGGAGAGCAAGAGCGTCCTTTCCACGCCaag CAGGACCACCCAAGACTGGCCCCCGATCAAACCATTCCTGAGAAGCGCCTTGACAGCCTCGGCACGCCGACGCCGGACACTGTTGGTGAAGGTGTACATGGAAGGCGTTGCGATCGGCCGGAAGCTGGACTTGCTCTTGCTGGATGGGTACGACAGCCTCCTAGCGAAGCTCCGCCACATGTTCAAGGCCTCCATCACCT TTGCTGATGCTATGGAGTACCATCAACGAGTTCCTCACGAGAAGCCTGCACATGTTCTCACCTATGAAGACCGGGATGGAGACTGGATGATGGTTGGGGATGTACCGTGGGA GATTTGTTCTGGCAGGCTCTTCCTTGGAAGTGTGAAGAAACTGAGGATTTGCAAGAACAGATAA
- the LOC103634643 gene encoding auxin-responsive protein IAA4 isoform X2 — MHTCRQHMAGCKQDDDAVGRSPSSSFMDSSSSTHPPALSAASSSGFRPTTTERRDDLSTDLQLGLCSLSPAASSALLVVAESKSVLSTPRTTQDWPPIKPFLRSALTASARRRRTLLVKVYMEGVAIGRKLDLLLLDGYDSLLAKLRHMFKASITFADAMEYHQRVPHEKPAHVLTYEDRDGDWMMVGDVPWEYVSPPPPLHQSLFTCAFHLQETRICSGRLFLGSVKKLRICKNR; from the exons ATGCACACCTGCAGGCAGCATATGGCCGGGTGCAAGCAGGACGACGACGCCGTCGGCCGTTCTCCTTCGTCGTCGTTCAtggacagcagcagcagcacccaCCCGCCGGCGCTATCCGCCGCGTCGTCGTCGGGCTTCCGGCCGACGACGACGGAGAGGAGGGACGACCTTAGCACCGACCTTCAGCTAGGGCTCTGCAGCCTGTCGCCGGCGGCGTCCTCCGCCCTCTTGGTGGTAGCGGAGAGCAAGAGCGTCCTTTCCACGCCaag GACCACCCAAGACTGGCCCCCGATCAAACCATTCCTGAGAAGCGCCTTGACAGCCTCGGCACGCCGACGCCGGACACTGTTGGTGAAGGTGTACATGGAAGGCGTTGCGATCGGCCGGAAGCTGGACTTGCTCTTGCTGGATGGGTACGACAGCCTCCTAGCGAAGCTCCGCCACATGTTCAAGGCCTCCATCACCT TTGCTGATGCTATGGAGTACCATCAACGAGTTCCTCACGAGAAGCCTGCACATGTTCTCACCTATGAAGACCGGGATGGAGACTGGATGATGGTTGGGGATGTACCGTGGGAGTATgtttctcctcctcctccgcttCATCAATCATTATTCACCTGTGCATTTCATTTACAAGAAACTAGGATTTGTTCTGGCAGGCTCTTCCTTGGAAGTGTGAAGAAACTGAGGATTTGCAAGAACAGATAA
- the LOC103634643 gene encoding auxin-responsive protein IAA4 isoform X1: MHTCRQHMAGCKQDDDAVGRSPSSSFMDSSSSTHPPALSAASSSGFRPTTTERRDDLSTDLQLGLCSLSPAASSALLVVAESKSVLSTPSRTTQDWPPIKPFLRSALTASARRRRTLLVKVYMEGVAIGRKLDLLLLDGYDSLLAKLRHMFKASITFADAMEYHQRVPHEKPAHVLTYEDRDGDWMMVGDVPWEYVSPPPPLHQSLFTCAFHLQETRICSGRLFLGSVKKLRICKNR, from the exons ATGCACACCTGCAGGCAGCATATGGCCGGGTGCAAGCAGGACGACGACGCCGTCGGCCGTTCTCCTTCGTCGTCGTTCAtggacagcagcagcagcacccaCCCGCCGGCGCTATCCGCCGCGTCGTCGTCGGGCTTCCGGCCGACGACGACGGAGAGGAGGGACGACCTTAGCACCGACCTTCAGCTAGGGCTCTGCAGCCTGTCGCCGGCGGCGTCCTCCGCCCTCTTGGTGGTAGCGGAGAGCAAGAGCGTCCTTTCCACGCCaag CAGGACCACCCAAGACTGGCCCCCGATCAAACCATTCCTGAGAAGCGCCTTGACAGCCTCGGCACGCCGACGCCGGACACTGTTGGTGAAGGTGTACATGGAAGGCGTTGCGATCGGCCGGAAGCTGGACTTGCTCTTGCTGGATGGGTACGACAGCCTCCTAGCGAAGCTCCGCCACATGTTCAAGGCCTCCATCACCT TTGCTGATGCTATGGAGTACCATCAACGAGTTCCTCACGAGAAGCCTGCACATGTTCTCACCTATGAAGACCGGGATGGAGACTGGATGATGGTTGGGGATGTACCGTGGGAGTATgtttctcctcctcctccgcttCATCAATCATTATTCACCTGTGCATTTCATTTACAAGAAACTAGGATTTGTTCTGGCAGGCTCTTCCTTGGAAGTGTGAAGAAACTGAGGATTTGCAAGAACAGATAA